The stretch of DNA AATGTTAATTCCAACCTTTCCGGTGCTTTTGAAGGCGTCATTGTAAATATGTATATTGTTATCCTGGAGTCTGTATTCTCCAACGGTTTTAAACTTGGTAAACTCATCATGCATAACCCATTGTATGAGGTCATATCCAGTTATAGAATCCCCAAACTTGTCAAAGTAAAACTCTCCTGAACCTTCATTGAAATGCATCGTTTTTAATGCTTCCAGTAACTGTAAAAAGAAGACAAATTATTATTGTACTAACCATTTCAGCAAGATTGGGAATTGAAAAGCTTGATTTCATGATTGGCAGCTAAACTAGATAGCTGTCATGTGACAAAAAGCACTAACACACGTAACTATTGCCAATTTAGTTACTGTGGGTTCAATCTCCCTATCATGTACCTatagtaaatggatcgattgcaatcatgtattgtctttctgctgactggttagtttgcaacaaaagcttttcactgtacctcggtacacgagacaataaactaaactgaaacccaGTGATGAATGCACATGTTTATCcctctaaggacaatttacactaaaaGAGCACGCTTGACTGGATAGTGTCAAAGTGACAGATATAATAATGCTAAATTAACTATTTTTACACCATCGTGCAAAGTTACAAATTTGGTTTGCAATATATTACCAATCTTACAAAATATTTCAAGGCCGTGAAATAGGTCaggatttttgatttaaaaaaacattttacaaaGATTTTGATAAAAATTGGTAGCATTATTTTTGGCCTGTGTGCAATGCATCGAATTAGTCATCTATATCAAACATGCATCTTGACCCGATAGCTCTGAGTTAGCGGATAATTAAGGCATTTACTTAGATTCGCATTGTGAAAATCACTGATATTCAAAACGACATACAATGCAAGCCAAACATGAGAATGTGCTCACTGCTGTACAGTTATAAGATTATTTAATCATTACATTCATGGTCAAGTGAGAATAGCTTACagcaaataaagaaaaataatagaCTGAAAATATCTACCTTCCATGGTTGAAAATCAAGGTTTTTCTCACAAGCCCCTTCTTTACATTTTAGAAGATTCCTTAGACCATAAGCAATTGATTTAGTTGCCAAATATACTGCATAGGTGACACCTAACTCGATATTATGACTTATATCATCTTCATCTATATCTGACAAGCCTTCATTTGTTTTGTCACAATCCACAGGTTGTATCAGTTTCTTGGACTCTGGAAACGGGCACTGCGGTGTGTATGCATTGCACGTTTCTGTGTAATTGTTTAATTGAGTTGAACAAATGGAATGAAGTTGCTTGTATTTTTCAATGAACTTGTTAAATCCTCGAGGTGGTGTCCttaggtttcttaaatgtgtcaaAAAGCCAGGAATGCATCCAGTCTTAAATGAGAAACCCATAATGTTTCCTACTGTTTTTATATTCTTCATCTTTGCAACTCCTCTGGACATGGACCAAGCATCACTGGCAATCCATGTTCGATTGATCCCCCGCCGGATGATTTCGTTGAACAGTTTAACAACAATTGATTGTTTCGCAAACAGAACAATAACACTTGCATTGGGGGTTTTTTCAATTTTTGAAATCAGGTTCTCTATCCGATCGTGACTCTGGATATCACACACGTAAGTGGGAATCAGTTCCTTGAAACCAATACAAACATTGTGCTTCTGTGCATGTGAAACAAAGTCAGTCACTGCAGACTTGCCGTATTCATCATCAGTTGCGATAATCCCAATCCAGTTCCACTTAAAATAGCTGACAAGTTTGGCCAAAGCCTTCGTCTGATGGATGTCACTTGGCACAGTGCGTAAGAATGACGCAAATCTCCCCTTGTTACTGAGAATGGAAGCAGATGATGCAAAACTAATCTGGAAAGCAATGGGAATGAAGTTCAATTAACTTTACAGTACATGAAAGCAAATATTAGGTGCACACAGAACATGGAATTTCACCTGTGAAGATGTGCAGGTGAAGCACCTGTATAGTACATAAAATTCTTGCATGAAGCAATAGATTAGTATTCCATGATCTCTGCCTGATGCATGGTGCACACATTAATGAAGGGGTAATAGCTGCCCATTGATGTACGTACATATAGTTGCACCACATCCTTCTGCATTACTTAGCAGAATGCTGCTTTGTCTCAGAAGTTCAAAGGATGATTGTTAGTTTTGGCGGTTAAACTGAGCATAATTAGGACAATTGTATAGACTGTACTTTAAcgtgtagtggaggcagatatgattgtggcatttaagagacctttggaaAGGCATATGGGTATGCAGGAAATGGGAGAATgtgggataaacatagaaacatataaaataagtgcaggagtaggccattcggcccttcgaaccagcattgccattcaatatgaacatggcagttcatccaaaatcagtaccctcttcctgctttcaccccccaTATcactcgattccgttagccctaagagctatacctaactctctcttgaatacggaatggatcatgtgcaggcagataagatctgGTCTtggatcatgttcggcactgacattagggccaaagggcttgctcctgtgctctactgttctatgtcccaTGTTCTACAAAAAGCTGCCGGTATTTGTCATTTAAGCAGCAGTCACTCTGGGAGTTCCACAAATGCATTGTCAAACATATAAAACCTACACCTACTGACACTTTTGGAAGGCTAAATCAGTGAGTTCACCACACAGGTGTACTATTAGACCCCATGAAGGTTATCCTCCTGCAGGATGCTGTTGAATTCACTGGGTTTGTATAGCAATGGATTGGCAGTCAAAGAGAAAGGTGAATATCTATTTAAACTATTTAATCTATAATCTaatctatttaaattatttcacTTTCATTTTTATGATTTCAATTATTTAAATTGTGTTTGTTTTCAAATTGAACTATTTTCAgtaatttgttttcttttttttttgcttctgctTTACCTTTCaatctgctggctcgaagggccgaatggcctactcctgcacctgttgtctaatcTAATTTTCCTTTCTGTCTCAGTATTTCAACCTCTGTGCCTGATTTGATCATTAATCCATTCCTTCAAATTTCTATTAGTCCTACCCCAAGTATTAAATGGCATTGATGAACCAAACACACTGCTTGCTAGTTACTTAATTCCCACATGTTCTTTCTCCCTTTCTGTAACATTATCAATTCTTAAGAAATATGTGGGTAAAGATACTTTAAACTGAAGGGTGCAGTGAGCAAGTCCTACTGCAGGTAAATACAGGTGGATGCCCtactgaacaaggggtcacagtttaaggataaggaggaggtcttttaggaccgagatgagaaaatcatttttcacacagagagtggtgaatctctggaattctctgccacagaaggtagttgaggccagttcattggctatatttaagagggagttagatgtggcccttgtggctaaagggatcagggggtatggagagaaggcaggtatgggatactaagttggatgatcagccatgatcatattgaatggcggtgcaggctcgaagggctgaatggcctactcctgcacctaatttctatgtttctatgaacgtaTAAAAGAAGCATGCATCTTGGAAGACTATAACAATAGTTGCAAAATGTTTTACGTACCTGAGGCATGAGCATTACATTAAATATTCTTGCTATAGGAATTGACAGTTCAGAATATGCTTCGCCCACTACTGCTTTCACAGTTGTCTTGTAGTCAGTGTAGTTGCAACGAACCTCCAGAAGATTGCCCGTGGAATTTGACTTAGAAAGTAACTTCATTGTAGCTATGATGGCCTTGGAGGCATCGGAACATGAGTCATATATTTCATATCCAAGTTTAATACCATTTAGTAGTGAGGAGTTGTTTATCATTTCAATGGTGTGTATCATAGCCTGGACCCAGATAAAGGACTGGACATCAaatctttaaaagaaaaaaaacattattaattGCTGAGCTTTGAAAAGGTTAATTCTCTGGCATGGTATAACCAGAGTGTGTTTTATGGTAATCCAGAATGTCAAACGGAATTGTTgaacaaattaaaatataaacatttatttacattttagGCATATTTATCTATTATTCGTTTATTTTGGGGGATATGGGCTTCACATAAGTCAGCGTATGTTGTCCATGCAGGTACAGACCTTGTGGTCAACCTCCATGCTGTCAGGTAGGTCTCCCTTGAAATTAGTTCCCTGATGAAGAAGATCTGCTGATGGAATTCATGACAAACATGTTGTATGACTTGAAGAGCACTCATCCTGTAAATGCACAGCGTTCCATCATGTTCCGAACATGTTTCTGTGTAGAGCGATCGTGTAGAGTAATATGTTCACAGGGAggttggtgggtatgtggaataaagggcctgtcccacttggccatcatttacgcgacaggccggtagtctGGAACGCgtaacgtcatttgaagatagacacaaagtgcaggagtaactcagcgggatcggcagcaccgctggagagaaggaatggatgatgtttcaggtcgagactcttcctcagtctgaagaagagtctcgacccgaaatgtcacccattgcttctctccagagatgctgccggtcccgctgagttactccagcattttgtgtctaactccaatcgtcttggcccaaTTCTGGTAGTTGGAGTGGGGgagatccggatccgcaacggccgtgagccccaggtcgGTCTCAGCGATCATTTCCATGctactgctgctgttggaggtgagacgttgcgccgcgccagggtcttgggcctgtcccactttggccatcagaccagtggcgtgcgaagatttcatGCAGGACGAAGTTCATACTCTTCCACGCCACTCCACATTCCTCCACACCACACCATGCACCCATCCTGTGCTATCCGCTCGCTACCCACACACTactcacacgctacccacacgttagcaggtcgcgtaaatggcgcgcgaatgacggccaagtgggacagacccttaagaagTTGgatgaagtagttgaagcaggtccaataacaacatttaaaagacatttagcggTCATAGATATAAAAGGTTTtgaagtatatgggccaaatggatggagcataaagtcatagtcattcagtgggaaacaggccctttggcccaactttcccacaccgaccaacatgtcccacctgcagtagtcccacttgcctgcatttggcccaaatccctcttaatttgtcctatccatgtacttgtctaattccttcttaaatgttgtgatagtcatggcctcaactacctcctcctgcagcttatcgcgtacacccaccaccctttatgtgaaaaagttacccctcagatccctaaaaaatctttcccccttcatcttaaacctataccctctggttcatgattcacctactctgtacATCCACCTGAtcttattcctttcatgattttatagaactctataagatcacccctcatcctcctgcactccagggaatagtcccagcctactccacCTCTCCATATAGGTCAGAaccccaagtcctggcaacatctatgTTTATATCCTTGCCGTCCAAGATGGATAACAAGCTCATGAAGTGTGTGGGGCTCTGCACATCCCTTTACAACTCgatcctcaactacctcatcgacTTCCTGTAATTAATTGTCACAACACTccctcctcaataaccatcagcacaggagcacctcaagactaCATGCTCAGTCCCCCGCTCTATGTACTCTACACACACAATTGGGTAGCCGGACGCAGttcaaactccatcttcaagttcgttGACAACATCagcgttgttggacgaattacagatgatgatAAGTCAGAGTATAAGAGGAAGATCAATCATTGCCCAAATGGTTCCAGAACAATAACTCCCCTCAACATAACCTTACTCTCAACATTAGGAAGACAAAGgaaatgattgtggactttggaagagggatGAGGATACACACACCTATCTTCATCTAAGTGACAGTGGTGGGgaaagtcaaaagcttcaaattcctgagcgtgTATATTTCCGATAATcactcctggacccagcacattgatacaatcataaaggaagtccatcaatgcctctacttcctcagaagatcgAGGAGATTCATTATGTCAATTAATACTCTCAAACATctccaggtgtacagtagagaacatattgacgtttgtatcatggcctggttcagtaacatGAATGCTGAGGAATGAAGAactgaaatctggagcaacaaactgTGAGGATTGTAAAATGATATAAATAAGCTGGAGAAATAAGTATGATTGAAATTTAATACAAAAAGATGTGAAGTATTACATTTCAGCAGAAAGGATAAGTAATGACAGGATAAACAAGAGAACAATATTAAAGGGTCTGCAACATAGAAATGTTGAGGTATGTACAGTACGTAGATTGTTTAAAGTAGAACACTGGCTGGGAAAGTAGATAAAATAATATTTGGATTGTGAACTTTATAGAGGCAGAGATTTCTTCTAAAGATATTCCTTGGGATCGATTTTAATTTAGGGATATTACAAAGCAGGGAAATCATGATGAATCTGTATATGAAACTAGTTTGGCCAATCCTTCTGAAAAGGTGTGCAGGACAGAGTTAATGGAATGatgagctttaagggcctgtcccacttggacgacctaatacaagaccctagacgagttgaacaaaatgtcaaggtcgtactacgacctacctacgagtaaaaaaatgtcaattttttccatgccgaccatttttttaacttgtggaaattttttatcaggctggaaaaaacgccgcgacctacttgaggccacgagtatgcacagaccactcacgagcatgaaggagagttacgaagacctcctacgacctcgtggcgaccatgctgcgagtatgagtcaagggcaaactcgcagaggtcgccaattaggtcgtgaaagtgggacagctgCTTTACTAGCTGGAGCATTGTTCTTCTTCTTATTATAAGTTGAGGAGAGGTGCAATAGAACTTGAAAATCATGAATGGTTTAGAAAGAGGAAAATTAGAGAAACAGTTTAACAAAGCAGAAGGATCAAGACAGAAGAATAATAGAAGGATAGAATAAAGGTGAAGCAAAATAATACTGAGGAAAAGTGCAGCATATGCTTCGGGTCTAGATTATTACTGCCTGCTTGGATAATGGGGTCACATTCAATTGTGCCGTTCAAAAGGGTACCAGGTgaatatttgaaaataaaataatttcagtgCAATGGGAACactgcactgggcctgcactcgttggagtttagaaggatgaggggacacctcattgaaacttgccaaatagtgaaagacctggatagagcggatgtggagagtatgtttcaactagtgggagagctttggaccagaggtcatagcctcaaaataaaaggatatacctttagaaaggagatgaggaggaatttctttagtcagagggtggtgaatctatggaatacattgccacagaaggccaaattAATGGAAATTTTTAAGACGTACAgtaggttgatagattcttgattagtatgggtgtcagaggttaaggggagaaggtgtGAGAATgaatgttgagagggaaagatagatcacccatgattgaaaggcatagTAGACCTGATGAGCTGaatcgcctaattctgctataacttatgaactgcgGGAAAGTGAGACAAGCCAAATTGTTGTTGCAGAGTGCTAATGACAACGCACGGCCTCCTCTTGTGCTGTAAACTTTCTTTGATCACGAAGGGGCACAATGGATTTCAAAAGCACCAGAAAGATTAAGTTTATGGATGGATGGTGCTTTATCCttgtgtagggggcgctgctctggcagcagccatgtcagcagcgcgttagtttttttcaacctttttttattttttagtatgttttaaagtatgtattttgtgtttctttgtgtgttttgtgtggggggtggtgtgggggggtaagggggaaaccgcttcggtcgctttctccatggagaggcgagtttttccagatcgcctcccccgtggcctaacatcaaggatcgacgcggcctttcccagagacacgcccggggcttcagcggcgggcgcagcctggaatctcgttgtggagcgggtgagccctcgctggggctcgctggagggaagcACTCTGTTtagctggcccggggcagccggcagcctgaagtcgcagcctgaagtcgcggtctgcagagctccagctggtgcggcgtctacaacccgggatccctcgtgggggacccgggggaagaagaagccatcactgccggcccgcggccaacttctaccgcagggggccggcatggactcaccatcacccctggaggagagcttcgaccgccggccctgcagtctgcggtgcttctggctgcggcggagtctttaaatcttgaccgatcggcctacaccattttaaagccgcggtctccggtgaggaagagccgatcctggactgactctggactctggtcctgtccacgggggggaaatggaggaggactggccaaattttgtgccttccaccacagtgatgattgctgtggtggatgtttgtgttacagttttattgtggttgtgtgttctttattgctgtactgctgctgacaacccaaatttccaccgaccctggttgtgtggcaataaattacatctatctatcttattGTTACATGTGCACACCactgtgaaattcattttgtataGATCACACATGCGCAAGTCACCATATTTTGACACCATttacaaaaagtccaaagtccatgcCTTCAACGTGTTGGAGTGgctcctgatccaggtaagcctCAGGTTGCTGAAGGGCCTCCTCGTTGCCCTTGAACGGCTTGGCACGTGAACGGACATTCCTCTCCTTGCCTGACCGCCTTTGTGTGCCAcaagtgcctcctgcagccgcccTTGAAGGCTGGATGCAATGCTCCAGTCCCTCTCCCACCGTCCTCCTGCTCCCATCCATCATTGCCACTCCCTTCTCCTCTGCTCCCTGGTCTTCAAGGCATTCTAGTGCTCCCAGCTTTCCCCTGTAGGCTGTGACCCACCGGGTCTTTCTTCGCCGTGGCGAGCTAGGTCTGGTGTCACGGGTGGCTGCGGGGGGCTCGGCGATTTCTCCAGACAGGCTGCGGCCTGCTGGGTTCATCCTTCATCTGGCCACCGGGTCTCCTGGGCATGTTCCTGGCTCCATGGCATCCTAGGAATCTTCTACTGCTGCGTGGCATCTCGGGAGCCATGGTCACCAAAACCTGAGGATCTCATGGATTGTCCAGAGATCATTTTAAATCACCATTATATTTGGGTCTTTCTGCCTTTCTCAGGAGAACCCATTCAGTGGGATGTTGCAGTGCAACTGGAAGTCCACTGAAGATTAAATAGGCTAGCAGCTTCTAGCCAGAAACAAGTAGCTAGACTCATCTGGAATTATTTACAGTAAATGTTTTCATTTGTAGAGTGAAGTAGTCCATTCAAAATGCGTCAATTTATAGTGCAATGCCAACAGCTCGCTGGAAACTGTGCAGACTGTACTTGTTTCTTAGCATTACAACGGTTATAATACGTAACATCAACATTAATACCATTTTCGCAAATACGTCTCCCAAAACGTGTAGATTCAGCTAATGCCCACTGTCACCTCTGTTGCCAAACACTAGCAATGGTTGAACTGCAGAGGCATTTCCTAGaatctgcattttaatttttaCCTGAAACTTTATTTGCATTGAAATCATCAACCGCTAATCAACATAACAACCTTGATGTCACCCGATGAGAAATATTGCTTTAATCTTAACCATCGTCTGTGCAATTTAAAAttgccttgttttctctctttcactGACCTGTTGAGAAGGGTCTTTGACCAGAAATATTAAcgttgtttttctttccacagatccaACAGATTTGctagatttatttttttttttaaacatatctcATATAAACAAGTGCCTTATGTAGCTGTTTGAAGTCCATCTTTATCATTTGactaaataaaaatgtttttattttctgaGTAATTCTCATTTATAATAATCCCTATGTGACAAGTGATTGTTTTTGTAATTTTCCATTTCGTTATTTGAAGAGTTCAAAGCAGCAAATGACTTGAACCATTTGCGGTGAATAAATTACAAATATAACAATGCTATCTTCAACCTTGAAAAAGGTCTCATTGACAGAAAGCTGGATTCATTCTTATGTGTCTACCTCCTCAGAGAGAACCCAGCCCATGGTAACAGAAGTGAGGTGATAAAACTATAAAAATGCAGTCTGATTTTTTCGAGGCCTTCATCATCATGCAGAAGTGTAGGATTACTCCACAATGTTTGCAAGACCAAATTTTAATTTCCAGTAAGTGTTTGCTTTTGTTGTTTTTGTTCCATACTCTATGAGATAAACTATAGGGAGTTCATGAATTGTGCAGTCACCTGTTCAGAGGAGTTAAAGTTTGGCATATAGTAATGTAAAAGTTTAAAGATATGTTCATGCTTGTCAGCTTTTAAATTTCACAGATGGTTCAAATATCATATTACTGCGCAATGTTATAATTTTGTTCAAAGTTACTCtaacttaaaaataaaatcaatggttcaatgactaAATTTgaatctttattgtcacatatacttaggtgcagtgaaatgtttttttttggatACAACATggtaaaatcatatagcagaccATACtttggcagtacacaagagtcgccatgtttctggccctgacaatgttacaaaaggTTCATCAAACTGTTTTATTCTTCTGCTTACAACACCGAACCAGGCCGACCGCCGCATATGGCAGCAGGCAGCACCCTCCGGGTCCCCGAAGCATTCCCAGCGCCTCCCCACCAGGCACCGCCTCCTATAGTTTATATAAATTATGTTAACCGAGGCAATGCATAATTTTGCCAATGTTTTACCTTATACATATCCCCCAAataaagagaaaggaaaagcaccagagacctgggttcgatccaggctatatgggtgcttgtctgtgcgaagtttgtatgttctccccgtgacctgcgtgggttttctcagagaactggttttctcccacactccaaagatgtacatgtttgtaggttaattggcttggtaaaattgcaaattgtcccaagtgtaggatagtgttaatcggcagggatcgttggtcagtgtgaactcagttggccaaagggcctgtatccgctctgtacctctaaactaaactaaacttaactaaagaaAATCGGAGAAGACAAATATATTACAGTAGTTCTGGCCAGGATTCATCTATCTCCTGCTTGTGGTCATTATGGCCATTTAATATGCATTGATTTTGCACCTCTTTAAATCTTCCAAAATTGACATCTTGCAACATTTTTATGAAAAGCAAATTGTAAGTTTTCATTCACCGCACATTTTGGCTTTTAAGCCCAGTTTTGCACAGTAAGAGCAGAACCAATCGTTGCTATACAATTGCAATAATTTGCAGAAGCCTGTTCACTGAACAGTGAATAAATATCAAAGTTATTTAAAGGAGTTCATATTTATTCAACAACTTAGCATTTCAACAATAGGCACTATTTCATAAGCTATCATCTGTCAGGAAGGATAAAGTCTGGAATTGCatgtcattgaatcattgaacctTGCAGCCTGTAACCTTATTAGTACTTTTGGCATTGTATGACTGCAAGTTTTATACCTCTCGTGAAGATTTAACATGTCACAGAGCTATATAGCATTGAACCAGATCTTTTAGTGGAAGTTGTTCATGTCAACCAAGTAGTTTAACCAAGGTAGACCCACTTGCCAATGGCTGACCTGTGTTCATTTTCTACTCATATACttatccaagtgccttttaaatgtaatAAATGTGTTAGACATGTTGTTATGAAATACCGGAGAGCGTAAGTAATGGGTCAAATGAAGACTGAAAAATAATGGAATAGATCGGGCCGTACAACTATGTAAATGGTCTGTAGTGTGACCACGGTTTGGTCCAATTACTTTTGAAGCCTCACCAGACACTATTTTCATTTTGTCGATCAATTGCAGTTTCAGGAAAGTAGCAATTAATAAATCAAAgcattggggtcaaggaaagagcgattacgtcgcggccctgttgccaccaatctttccaccaccacacacaagaagcacgagaagcgacaagacagacaccatagtatgcagatgccgagaagtgtgttcaactcgggctgaacaacttctaatcttgtgtgtggacacgATACGAAGAAATCAAAACATTAAATCTTATTCAAAATTGTTTATATGCACGAGAATGTACTATTTAAAAGTGCTTCTTTTATCATGGTGATACAGAGTTGAAAATACCTGATATTTAGTTTAAATGTGCTGTTTCATAACGtgtttaaataaaaacaaatggcTTTCATTTTGTGGATTTAAGTAAGCGAATCGATAAGTCAACAGTTCAGTGCCAGGTTGATAGTGCTTTAATAAAAAAGAATCGGACCTGAAAACTGATCTCACGTTCCATTTATGATTACTTCCACATCATAGTAATGACACAAAAATAGGATAAATCTTCCATTCCTTAATCTCCTGAATGTAGCCCCAGTTTTTAGTGACAACAAAAGACAAAGTTAATATAGATCTGAGCAATCACCCCACATATAGATGGAAATATTCAACATGCAAATTGACTTTGGGAATGTCAGTGAAAGTGGTAAAAATGGGaaatgaaattgttttttttttaaatcaaaatttgAAATCAAACATTTTAAATCAAAATATTTGAGCAGCCAAAAATTTTCTTTTGACGTCCAATAATCAGATGAATCTGCCTCATTGGCTTTCTTTTTGTCAGCTTAGATTTCTACACGACAAGTGAAACTTTTATCAATTGAAATCTAACCGATACAGACCCATTTTTGTTAATGACACTTTATGGCGATAAAGAAATTAAAAGCAAGGACAACAAAACACTTACCCTGTGCATTCTAGTGGGTCAGGTTTAAGGTGATTTAAATTCGTCACCTGCTGATGCACTGGAAATAATCCCCCAAGGATGATATCTCCTGGGCATTTGGCTCCCACAAGATCATCTACTACAGTGCATGCTCTCACTGAACAGCACAGAAAGAACCAACCCCAGGCACAGGCAGTCTTCGCAGTGTACATGGTCCTTAGGAAATGGTCGCAGCCTTTTATGCAGCTAAATAAAAATGCAAATACAACAGCAGAAAAACCCTTTTGAAAACTAAGAGGCTTCTTTCCTGCAACCTTGACGATGTTTTCTCACTGATATGTTTGAGAGGCCATTAAAACAGTTGTCTCCTTCGATCTTGGGCACAGTCAAGCCACACCCTTTACTGGCAGTGTTATGCTGAAgggttttctgtgt from Leucoraja erinacea ecotype New England chromosome 5, Leri_hhj_1, whole genome shotgun sequence encodes:
- the LOC129697669 gene encoding G-protein coupled receptor family C group 6 member A-like, whose amino-acid sequence is MYTAKTACAWGWFFLCCSVRACTVVDDLVGAKCPGDIILGGLFPVHQQVTNLNHLKPDPLECTGFDVQSFIWVQAMIHTIEMINNSSLLNGIKLGYEIYDSCSDASKAIIATMKLLSKSNSTGNLLEVRCNYTDYKTTVKAVVGEAYSELSIPIARIFNVMLMPQISFASSASILSNKGRFASFLRTVPSDIHQTKALAKLVSYFKWNWIGIIATDDEYGKSAVTDFVSHAQKHNVCIGFKELIPTYVCDIQSHDRIENLISKIEKTPNASVIVLFAKQSIVVKLFNEIIRRGINRTWIASDAWSMSRGVAKMKNIKTVGNIMGFSFKTGCIPGFLTHLRNLRTPPRGFNKFIEKYKQLHSICSTQLNNYTETCNAYTPQCPFPESKKLIQPVDCDKTNEGLSDIDEDDISHNIELGVTYAVYLATKSIAYGLRNLLKCKEGACEKNLDFQPWKVDIFSLLFFFICCKLFSLDHECNDLLEALKTMHFNEGSGEFYFDKFGDSITGYDLIQWVMHDEFTKFKTVGEYRLQDNNIHIYNDAFKSTGKAVISNCSRSCKPGERKNAYSLHTCCYECVPCAEGYHSAGWDMNDCLKCFDDQWSDAGSSACNNKTIEYFNWNDGFAIVLVVFASLGILLVIVIFIIFLLNLKTPAVKSSGGYFCFVILCSLLFCFISTGFFIGKPTGFHCKIRQPLYGISFTICVSWILVKSFRIILAFNFDPLVHHQMKKMYKPIVILVICTLVQVIICTFWLLFNAPNYVLNNTIPKVLLPKCDEGSNVAFGIMLGYIALLAFFCFLAAFMGRKIPDIYNEARFITFSMLIYLIVWISFVPVHVNTEDKYLPAVEVVAILASNYGILCCHFFPKCYFICFKKNQNTPESIRKYLREHNAQKGQVNFPQPSEVAECFWSAPVSPATVNSQVSQIPMSK